The Vibrio toranzoniae sequence CAGCATAATTAAGTGCTTCTGTTGTTAGTTGTTGTTCTTCGAACATGTCACTTATTGTAAGGTAAGCATTAATTCGAATGACATCATTATTGAGTTCATTGGATGCTAAAAGAGACTCGACTAGGTAGCTTTGGGCTAAATCATATTCTTTTGCATGGGTATAGGCTTTTCCTAAACCTAAGTTTGCCATAGCGATGCCGTAGTTATGAGAAGATGCAACCAATAGTGTTTTTGCTTTTATAAAATGGTCGATTGCTAAACTGTTTTTTCTTTGGTTTAGGTATAGGTCAGCTAGGCTGTGATGAACTTGAGCTTTCATCAAATCAGAAGCATTAGCTCTTAGAGTCAACGCTTCCTCTAAGTACTGCGCCGACTTTTCGTATTGCTTCAGCTCTTTAAGTAAATTACCGACATCGTTATAGATTCCTGAAATATCATGCCCTTGTGGAAACACATTGATCAAAGATAGGTAGGTATTTAACGCAGCTTGATAATCACTACGGAAATGGTGGTTATTGGCGATTACGCGATAAGTAGTGAACTTAGGGAGTACAGGGTCTTCTATCTGCTCCAAAGCATTTTTAAGTGCTGAGCAATAGTAGTTTGCTTGATGGTACTTAGCTTGCTCGTTTAACGAACGACATAACTGATACTTCAATAGCGCACGGCCAGTTTGGTCGTTCCGTGACTGCATTTTCGTCAGTAAGGTTAAAAAAATCTTTTGAGCTTGCTCATTTTCTCCTTGAGCATCCTTTGTAAGAGCTAAAATAAACGCTTCTTCAATGGCTTGATATTCCTTCTCTTTGTTGTCCATACCATAAAATGGCTGACCTCTGTGCATCATATATTGATATAACAGGGATGATATGTAGAGCTTATCTCCAAAATGACTTAGGTTAGTGTAGCGCGTCTGGAGCATATTCAATGCACGTGCGGGTGAGTGCTTCAGAGTCGATAGATAAAGCGCATTCCAATCGGCATTGGGAGTCTCATGTAGATTGGAGGAGGGGATTGATGAATTATGTAGTTCATCTGCTGTTGATATTTGGCTATAAGAATAAAAGCTAATGAAAAGCAGCAAGGCAATGAAAGTGGAGTGTATCACAAGGAACTATCAATCAAATAAAGAACGATATTCTATAATTAGTTTGATGTTGCTTCAATTTTTAAGGGGTGCCGGTGAGGGACTATGCGAGGTAAGTCTCTAACTTGTTGATATTTATTGAAGATAAATAGGCCGTACGCACCTGTACGGCCTATAATGAAAATTAGATGTATAATTTCGCTAGGTCCGAAGGCTCTAGTTCTTTACCTTCTAAGCTTGCATTCCAGTTAGTACCAACAAGAACACCATCTTCAGCAAGAGTCAGTAACCAATCTTCCACAAAAATATCAAGTGGAATTTCTAGTACTTCAAAGTCAGCCCACTCTTCTACATTATGAGCGAGAGCATCTTCTTTTGATGACCAAAATGGCATAACTTCGCTAGTTTCGAATTCAGTTGAGTCACATGCTAGCCAACCTTCTTCATTGCGAAGGCCCCATACAAGTTTTGTCTCTTGTGTTTCTGAAACGAAAAGTTCTAGGTTTGCTTGAGTATCAGCTGTTAGTTTGCTCATGGATTAATTCTCTATGTTGATAACGTGGCAAGATTAACATTATAGAAGGCTTAGGTACATGCTATTCAAGGAATTATAAGAAAACTGAAACGTTACCTTATATAACGTTTCAGCTTAGATACCGCGGGTTGTGACTACCTTCCAAGTTTTGTGAAGATATGCCATTCTTCTTTAATATTGCCTTTAAATCCAGCAACGGAAGCAACGACTTTTCGGTTTAATGCGTGGCTGATTTTGGTCCCCTCGCTATCGAAAACGGTATCCCCATAACCAATAATAGTCACTCTAGATGGTTGAATACCGTTGCTAATTAGAGCTCGTCTCACATTTGATGCTCGTTTTTTAGATAGATCTAAGTTATGAGCCGAATTTCCGACTTTGCTGGCGTAACCTTGCAGGCGAATAGTGGTACTTTCATAACGTTTTAAAAACGCTGCCATTTGACGGATTTGACCAAGGAAAACAGGATTAATTTCTGTTGAGTTGTTGGCAAATAATATATGAAGTTCTTTCTCCTCCGTAGACTCGAAATAAGAGCCACAGCCATCATTATCTATCTCTGCGCCAATTTGTGTATCAATACATAAATCACGGGCGTTGATAACACCATCGTTGTCATCGTCTTCTAGATCATAACTTTGCACGCTCTCTGGGAGCGCTCGATATTCGAACTCTTCATCGTTTGTGTCAGCTAAAATGTTGGCGGAAGCAACAAATAGACAGAGCGGAAATACAGCTTCTAGTAGCTTCATTAATATTCTACCTTTTCATTCCATTCTTGTGGGATATCGACACGTAAACCTGTCAGCAAATTACCGGTCGCGTTCATGACCCGATATTTAGCATATTGTTCATCATACTTGGCATCTAAATAACCTTTACGAGCTTCAAAGAGTTCATTCTCAGTGTTAAGTAAATCGAGAAGTGTTCGTTTACCGATGCGGTATTGCTTCTCGTAAGAGATAACCGTATCTGATGCTGAGTCTACGTGGTCTGATAAGAACTCTTTTTGTTGTACGGTTAAATCCAGAGCGCTCCACGAGAGGCGTAAACTCTCTTCTACATTACGGTAAGTGCTCTCGCGAAGGTCTTTGGCCTTGTTGAGTTGGTAAGCTGCACTTTCTGCACGGTCTTGGTCTGAACCACCGTTATACAGGTTGTACCTTAAACGAACCATAGCAGAAAACTCATCGCTGCTACCTTCATTACCGCCAGCATCGTCACGCCAGGTTTGAGCTGCTTCAAAAGAAACGGTCGGGTAATTTGAGCTTTTAGATTGTTTATATTGGAACTTAGCTGAGTCCACATCGGCTTGTGCAATTTTGATAACAGGATGTTGGTTGAAAGCTTTCGCAAGAGCGCCATCTACGGTGTAAGGAATTGCTCCAGCGTCCGCTCGCGGAAACACTAAACCTAAAGGTGACTGTCCAACAATACGCTTAAACTGAGTATGTGTATCAAACAAATTATTTTGCGCTGCGAGTAAATTACCATGAGCTTTAGCAATACGAGCTTCTACTTGGGACATATCTGCTGTAGAGCCAATACCAGATTCGACACGTTTTTTAATGTCGCTGTAGATATCCTTGTGTGTTGCTAGGTTGTTTTCAGAAAGGGTGAGCACTTCATAAGCTTTCACAGCATCAAGGTATACTTTGGTTACCTCGAGAGCGATATCTTGGGCGTTGGAGAGTAATTGGTAACGAACAGATTCTGCATCAGCCGCGGTACGATCAATATCGTTGGAAGTATTTGCGCCATCCCAAATTAACTGAGTCAAAGTAATCGTCGCTTCCTTTCGAGTCAGATCTGTCGTGTTCTGGTTAGTGACGAGATCCGTGTGCTCATAGCCAATCCCACCATCCAAATCTATGCTCGGTCGATAAGCACCACCGGAAGCATCGTTTAGGTAACGTTTACTCACGTACTCGTTATACGCACTTTTAATTTCAGGATTCCCTTCTAGAGTAAACGCGACGGCTTGTTCTAAGGTTTGCGCTGCCGCCGGTAAGCTAATACTTATAGCTAATCCCAATGTTGTTTTTTGAAGCCAATTCAATTTACATCTCCCCACAATTAAGCTCACACCTAAGTCTTCAATTTCTATCGTTATATATGAATTTTAGGTGAACCGCCAAAAAAACCACGTTCGCTAACCTAGTGAACGTAAATAGTTGTAAAAATGTTAACCGATTAATGCGCATTTTATGGTGTTATCGAGAGCATTAATCTTATGTGTTTAAACCTATTATTTATCGTAAACACAATAGCTTATATCGTTGATATGAGCACTTTGATTATTGTGTGATGTGATCACTGTCATTACCTTGTCACTTAGCTTGATAAATACTAGATTCATAACTAGGAATTATACGTTGTTAAGTGTTATATTTTAACTAATATTATAAATAAGATGTCATAAGTTTGACGTTGCTAATGAAAAGTGGGTTTTAGGGGATTATATGGACATGACAGTATTGAATTTGGTTAGTGTACTTGCACTTGGTCAGCGCATTGTTATCTCACTCGATGGTACGATTCGAGTCCTACAAGATGGTGAGTCTCTACAACCAGGAGACGTAATTCTTGAGTCCCCAGATGAATCTCAGATATCAATAAAACGATTTTCACCTGAAGACGGCAGCGAAGTTGAGCTTGAACAAGACATCGCAAATATCTTTGCGGCTTTAGAGGAAGGTCAAGACCCGACCGAATTAGGTGAAGAATTTGCGACTGAAGCCGGCCAAAATGGTTCGAGTATAAGTATCAGTGCAACCATTGAGCGAGATGCTCAAGAAACTACCCCAGGTACCGAATTTGTAACAACGGGCTTTGAAGCGTTGGGTATGTCTCGTACTCAAAGCTTGAGTCTGCTAGATGCTTTCCGCTCGATTGAGCAATCTAACAACGAACCCACTTTTGTCGATAACAATAATTCACCTGTCGGTGACACTGCCTCTTTTACAACAAATGAAGACACGGCAGTAAACGGAACCCTTTCAGCCTCAGACGAAGACGGTGACTCTCTATCTTTCACCAAAGCGACAGATCCAGCAAACGGAACTGTTGTCGTTGATGAGAGTGGCGACTGGACTTACACACCTAATGAAAACTATAACGGTGATGACAGCTTCACGGTAGAAGTTTCTGACGGCCAAGGTGGCACAGATACCATAACCGTTAATATTGGTGTAGTGGCAAGCGACGATAAAGCGGTCGTGACCCCAAACAAAGATGGCGACGACGCGGGCGCGGTGCAAGAAGACGTGACCGACCTAGCGACAGGCAAGTTGGACGTGGTTGACCCAGATGCGGGCGAAGCGACCTTCACGGCGCAAACCGATGCGGCGGGCTCATACGGCACGTTCAACATCGGCACCGATGGCGTGTGGACGTACTCTCTGACTAACGACTTGGACGCGGTTCAAGAGCTGGGCGAGGGAGATACGTTAACGGAAACCTTCACAGTGACGTCGGCAGACGGCACAGAGCATGACATCACGGTGACCATCAACGGCACGAACGACCTACCAGAGATCGGTACGGGTGACGGCGTGGATGCGGGCGAAGTGACGGAAGACACCAGCTTGAGCACGGGCGGCACACTGACGATCAGTGATGACGATGCGGGCGAAGCGACCTTCACGGCGCAAACCGATGCGGCGGGCTCATACGGCACGTTCAACATCGGCACCGATGGCGTGTGGACGTACTCTCTGACTAACGACTTGGACGCGGTTCAAGAGCTGGGCGAGGGAGATACGTTAACGGAAACCTTCACAGTGACGTCGGCAGACGGCACAGAGCATGACATCACGGTGACCATCAACGGCACGAACGACCTACCAGAGATCGGTACGGGTGACGGCGTGGATGCGGGCGAAGTGACGGAAGACACCAGCTTGAGCACGGGCGGCACACTGACGATCAGTGATGACGATGCGGGCGAAGCGACCTTCACGGCGCAAACCGATGCGGCGGGCTCATACGGCACGTTCAACATCGGCACCGATGGCGTGTGGACGTACTCTCTGACTAACGACTTGGACGCGGTTCAAGAGCTGGGCGAGGGAGATACGTTAACGGAAACCTTCACAGTGACGTCGGCAGACGGCACAGAGCATGACATCACGGTGACCATCAACGGCACGAACGACCTACCAGAGATCGGTACGGGTGACGGCGTGGATGCGGGCGAAGTGACGGAAGACACCAGCTTGAGCACGGGCGGCACACTGACGATCAGTGATGACGATGCGGGCGAAGCGACCTTCACGGCGCAAACCGATGCGGCGGGCTCATACGGCACGTTCAACATCGGCACCGATGGCGTGTGGACGTACTCTCTGACTAACGACTTGGACGCGGTTCAAGAGCTGGGCGAGGGAGATACGTTAACGGAAACCTTCACAGTGACGTCGGCAGACGGCACAGAGCATGACATCACGGTGACCATCAACGGCACGAACGACCTACCAGAGATCGGTACGGGTGACGGCGTGGATGCGGGCGAAGTGACGGAAGACACCAGCTTGAGCACGGGCGGCACACTGACGATCAGTGATGACGATGCGGGCGAAGCGACCTTCACGGCGCAAACCGATGCGGCGGGCTCATACGGCACGTTCAACATCGGCACCGATGGCGTGTGGACGTACTCTCTGACTAACGACTTGGACGCGGTTCAAGAGCTGGGCGAGGGAGATACGTTAACGGAAACCTTCACAGTGACGTCGGCAGACGGCACAGAGCATGACATCACGGTGACCATCAACGGCACGAACGACCTACCAGAGATCGGTACGGGTGACGGCGTGGATGCGGGCGAAGTGACGGAAGACACCAGCTTGAGCACGGGCGGCACACTGACGATCAGTGATGACGATGCGGGCGAAGCGACCTTCACGGCGCAAACCGATGCGGCGGGCTCATACGGCACGTTCAACATCGGCACCGATGGCGTGTGGACGTACTCTCTGACTAACGACTTGGACGCGGTTCAAGAGCTGGGCGAGGGAGATACGTTAACGGAAACCTTCACAGTGACGTCGGCAGACGGCACAGAGCATGACATCACGGTGACCATCAACGGCACGAACGACCTACCAGAGATCGGTACGGGTGACGGCGTGGATGCGGGCGAAGTGACGGAAGACACCAGCTTGAGCACGGGCGGCACACTGACGATCAGTGATGACGATGCGGGCGAAGCGACCTTCACGGCGCAAACCGATGCGGCGGGCTCATACGGCACGTTCAACATCGGCACCGATGGCGTGTGGACGTACTCTCTGACTAACGACTTGGACGCGGTTCAAGAGCTGGGCGAGGGAGATACGTTAACGGAAACCTTCACAGTGACGTCGGCAGACGGCACAGAGCATGACATCACGGTGACCATCAACGGCACGAACGACCTACCAGAGATCGGTACGGGTGACGGCGTGGATGCGGGCGAAGTGACGGAAGACACCAGCTTGAGCACGGGCGGCACACTGACGATCAGTGATGACGATGCGGGCGAAGCGACCTTCACGGCGCAAACCGATGCGGCGGGCTCATACGGCACGTTCAACATCGGCACCGATGGCGTGTGGACGTACTCTCTGACTAACGACTTGGACGCGGTTCAAGAGCTGGGCGAGGGAGATACGTTAACGGAAACCTTCACAGTGACGTCGGCAGACGGCACAGAGCATGACATCACGGTGACCATCAACGGCACGAACGACCTACCAGAGATCGGTACGGGTGACGGCGTGGATGCGGGCGAAGTGACGGAAGACACCAGCTTGAGCACGGGCGGCACACTGACGATCAGTGATGACGATGCGGGCGAAGCGACCTTCACGGCGCAAACCGATGCGGCGGGCTCATACGGCACGTTCAACATCGGCACCGATGGCGTGTGGACGTACTCTCTGACTAACGACTTGGACGCGGTTCAAGAGCTGGGCGAGGGAGATACGTTAACGGAAACCTTCACAGTGACGTCGGCAGACGGCACAGAGCATGACATCACGGTGACCATCAACGGCACGAACGACCTACCAGAGATCGGTACGGGTGACGGCGTGGATGCGGGCGAAGTGACGGAAGACACCAGCTTGAGCACGGGCGGCACACTGACGATCAGTGATGACGATGCGGGCGAAGCGACCTTCACGGCGCAAACCGATGCGGCGGGCTCATACGGCACGTTCAACATCGGCACCGATGGCGTGTGGACGTACTCTCTGACTAACGACTTGGACGCGGTTCAAGAGCTGGGCGAGGGAGATACGTTAACGGAAACCTTCACAGTGACGTCGGCAGACGGCACAGAGCATGACATCACGGTGACCATCAACGGCACGAACGACCTACCAGAGATCGGTACGGGTGACGGCGTGGATGCGGGCGAAGTGACGGAAGACACCAGCTTGAGCACGGGCGGCACACTGACGATCAGTGATGACGATGCGGGCGAAGCGACCTTCACGGCGCAAACCGATGCGGCGGGCTCATACGGCACGTTCAACATCGGCACCGATGGCGTGTGGACGTACTCTCTGACTAACGACTTGGACGCGGTTCAAGAGCTGGGCGAGGGAGATACGTTAACGGAAACCTTCACAGTGACGTCGGCAGACGGCACAGAGCATGACATCACGGTGACCATCAACGGCACGAACGACCTACCAGAGATCGGTACGGGTGACGGCGTGGATGCGGGCGAAGTGACGGAAGACACCAGCTTGAGCACGGGCGGCACACTGACGATCAGTGATGACGATGCGGGCGAAGCGACCTTCACGGCGCAAACCGATGCGGCGGGCTCATACGGCACGTTCAACATCGGCACCGATGGCGTGTGGACGTACTCTCTGACTAACGACTTGGACGCGGTTCAAGAGCTGGGCGAGGGAGATACGTTAACGGAAACCTTCACAGTGACGTCGGCAGACGGCACAGAGCATGACATCACGGTGACCATCAACGGCACGAACGACCTACCAGAGATCGGTACGGGTGACGGCGTGGATGCGGGCGAAGTGACGGAAGACACCAGCTTGAGCACGGGCGGCACACTGACGATCAGTGATGACGATGCGGGCGAAGCGACCTTCACGGCGCAAACCGATGCGGCGGGCTCATACGGCACGTTCAACATCGGCACCGATGGCGTGTGGACGTACTCTCTGACTAACGACTTGGACGCGGTTCAAGAGCTGGGCGAGGGAGATACGTTAACGGAAACCTTCACAGTGACGTCGGCAGACGGCACAGAGCATGACATCACGGTGACCATCAACGGCACGAACGACCTACCAGAGATCGGTACGGGTGACGGCGTGGATGCGGGCGAAGTGACGGAAGACACCAGCTTGAGCACGGGCGGCACACTGACGATCAGTGATGACGATGCGGGCGAAGCGACCTTCACGGCGCAAACCGATGCGGCGGGCTCATACGGCACGTTCAACATCGGCACCGATGGCGTGTGGACGTACTCTCTGACTAACGACTTGGACGCGGTTCAAGAGCTGGGCGAGGGAGATACGTTAACGGAAACCTTCACAGTGACGTCGGCAGACGGCACAGAGCATGACATCACGGTGACCATCAACGGCACGAACGACCTACCAGAGATCGGTACGGGTGACGGCGTGGATGCGGGCGAAGTGACGGAAGACACCAGCTTGAGCACGGGCGGCACACTGACGATCAGTGATGACGATGCGGGCGAAGCGACCTTCACGGCGCAAACCGATGCGGCGGGCTCATACGGCACGTTCAACATCGGCACCGATGGCGTGTGGACGTACTCTCTGACTAACGACTTGGACGCGGTTCAAGAGCTGGGCGAGGGAGATACGTTAACGGAAACCTTCACAGTGACGTCGGCAGACGGCACAGAGCATGACATCACGGTGACCATCAACGGCACGAACGACCTACCAGAGATCGGTACGGGTGACGGCGTGGATGCGGGCGAAGTGACGGAAGACACCAGCTTGAGCACGGGCGGCACACTGACGATCAGTGATGACGATGCGGGCGAAGCGACCTTCACGGCGCAAACCGATGCGGCGGGCTCATACGGCACGTTCAACATCGGCACCGATGGCGTGTGGACGTACTCTCTGACTAACGACTTGGACGCGGTTCAAGAGCTGGGCGAGGGAGATACGTTAACGGAAACCTTCACAGTGACGTCGGCAGACGGCACAGAGCATGACATCACGGTGACCATCAACGGCACGAACGACCTACCAGAGATCGGTACGGGTGACGGCGTGGATGCGGGCGAAGTGACGGAAGACACCAGCTTGAGCACGGGCGGCACACTGACGATCAGTGATGACGATGCGGGCGAAGCGACCTTCACGGCGCAAACCGATGCGGCGGGCTCATACGGCACGTTCAACATCGGCACCGATGGCGTGTGGACGTACTCTCTGACTAACGACTTGGACGCGGTTCAAGAGCTGGGCGAGGGAGATACGTTAACGGAAACCTTCACAGTGACGTCGGCAGACGGCACAGAGCATGACATCACGGTGACCATCAACGGCACGAACGACCTACCAGAGATCGGTACGGGTGACGGCGTGGATGCGGGCGAAGTGACGGAAGACACCAGCTTGAGCACGGGCGGCACACTGACGATCAGTGATGACGATGCGGGCGAAGCGACCTTCACGGCGCAAACCGATGCGGCGGGCTCATACGGCACGTTCAACATCGGCACCGATGGCGTGTGGACGTACTCTCTGACTAACGACTTGGACGCGGTTCAAGAGCTGGGCGAGGGAGATACGTTAACGGAAACCTTCACAGTGACGTCGGCAGACGGCACAGAGCATGACATCACGGTGACCATCAACGGCACGAACGACCTACCAGAGATCGGTACGGGTGACGGCGTGGATGCGGGCGAAGTGACGGAAGACACCAGCTTGAGCACGGGCGGCACACTGACGATCAGTGATGACGATGCGGGCGAAGCGACCTTCACGGCGCAAACCGATGCGGCGGGCTCATACGGCACGTTCAACATCGGCACCGATGGCGTGTGGACGTACTCTCTGACTAACGACTTGGACGCGGTTCAAGAGCTGGGCGAGGGAGATACGTTAACGGAAACCTTCACAGTGACGTCGGCAGACGGCACAGAGCATGACATCACGGTGACCATCAACGGCACGAACGACCTACCAGAGATCGGTACGGGTGACGGCGTGGATGCGGGCGAAGTGACGGAAGACACCAGCTTGAGCACGGGCGGCACACTGACGATCAGTGATGACGATGCGGGCGAAGCGACCTTCACGGCGCAAACCGATGCGGCGGGCTCATACGGCACGTTCAACATCGGCACCGATGGCGTGTGGACGTACTCTCTGACTAACGACTTGGACGCGGTTCAAGAGCTGGGCGAGGGAGATACGTTAACGGAAACCTTCACAGTGACGTCGGCAGACGGCACAGAGCATGACATCACGGTGACCATCAACGGCACGAACGACCTACCAGAGATCGGTACGGGTGACGGCGTGGATGCGGGCGAAGTGACGGAAGACACCAGCTTGAGCACGGGCGGCACACTGACGATCAGTGATGACGATGCGGGCGAAGCGACCTTCACGGCGCAAACCGATGCGGCGGGCTCATACGGCACGTTCAACATCGGCACCGATGGCGTGTGGACGTACTCTCTGACTAACGACTTGGACGCGGTTCAAGAGCTGGGCGAGGGAGATACGTTAACGGAAACCTTCACAGTGACGTCGGCAGACGGCACAGAGCATGACATCACGGTGACCATCAACGGCACGAACGACCTACCAGAGATCGGTACGGGTGACGGCGTGGATGCGGGCGAAGTGACGGAAGACACCAGCTTGAGCACGGGCGGCACACTGACGATCAGTGATGACGATGCGGGCGAAGCGACCTTCACGGCGCAAACCGATGCGGCGGGCTCATACGGCACGTTCAACATCGGCACCGATGGCGTGTGGACGTACTCTCTGACTAACGACTTGGACGCGGTTCAAGAGCTGGGCGAGGGAGATACGTTAACGGAAACCTTCACAGTGACGTCGGCAGACGGCACAGAGCATGACATCACGGTGACCATCAACGGCACGAACGACCTACCAGAGATCGGTACGGGTGACGGCGTGGATGCGGGCGAAGTGAC is a genomic window containing:
- a CDS encoding tetratricopeptide repeat-containing diguanylate cyclase, producing MIHSTFIALLLFISFYSYSQISTADELHNSSIPSSNLHETPNADWNALYLSTLKHSPARALNMLQTRYTNLSHFGDKLYISSLLYQYMMHRGQPFYGMDNKEKEYQAIEEAFILALTKDAQGENEQAQKIFLTLLTKMQSRNDQTGRALLKYQLCRSLNEQAKYHQANYYCSALKNALEQIEDPVLPKFTTYRVIANNHHFRSDYQAALNTYLSLINVFPQGHDISGIYNDVGNLLKELKQYEKSAQYLEEALTLRANASDLMKAQVHHSLADLYLNQRKNSLAIDHFIKAKTLLVASSHNYGIAMANLGLGKAYTHAKEYDLAQSYLVESLLASNELNNDVIRINAYLTISDMFEEQQLTTEALNYAEQALELAEQVTRPKYIAQALLQLSDIEQTLEDYKQAFYLYQRYTAIEMETRNTDIRLAFEALDLTHARYDQELKHSLLTHQTRQDRLYIEKMEHQRRVYNIIVVVLLCTAIFTMLINRAMRAKATIDGMTKAYNRTEIIRRIKQIKRCQGTNNQHVLILLDLDKFKQINDEYGHPTGDRALVYVSNQIRKHLVKGELFGRLGGEEFLVMLTDIKPSEVRERVEELHYAISNSIFLSESKKPLNVTASFAYLATSNALSDFDELYSVLDQALYQVKSGGRNGIIEAYNEPIDLPEAIYTPSVYELTQP
- a CDS encoding OmpA family protein, which encodes MKLLEAVFPLCLFVASANILADTNDEEFEYRALPESVQSYDLEDDDNDGVINARDLCIDTQIGAEIDNDGCGSYFESTEEKELHILFANNSTEINPVFLGQIRQMAAFLKRYESTTIRLQGYASKVGNSAHNLDLSKKRASNVRRALISNGIQPSRVTIIGYGDTVFDSEGTKISHALNRKVVASVAGFKGNIKEEWHIFTKLGR
- a CDS encoding TolC family outer membrane protein; its protein translation is MSLPAAAQTLEQAVAFTLEGNPEIKSAYNEYVSKRYLNDASGGAYRPSIDLDGGIGYEHTDLVTNQNTTDLTRKEATITLTQLIWDGANTSNDIDRTAADAESVRYQLLSNAQDIALEVTKVYLDAVKAYEVLTLSENNLATHKDIYSDIKKRVESGIGSTADMSQVEARIAKAHGNLLAAQNNLFDTHTQFKRIVGQSPLGLVFPRADAGAIPYTVDGALAKAFNQHPVIKIAQADVDSAKFQYKQSKSSNYPTVSFEAAQTWRDDAGGNEGSSDEFSAMVRLRYNLYNGGSDQDRAESAAYQLNKAKDLRESTYRNVEESLRLSWSALDLTVQQKEFLSDHVDSASDTVISYEKQYRIGKRTLLDLLNTENELFEARKGYLDAKYDEQYAKYRVMNATGNLLTGLRVDIPQEWNEKVEY
- a CDS encoding DUF2750 domain-containing protein gives rise to the protein MSKLTADTQANLELFVSETQETKLVWGLRNEEGWLACDSTEFETSEVMPFWSSKEDALAHNVEEWADFEVLEIPLDIFVEDWLLTLAEDGVLVGTNWNASLEGKELEPSDLAKLYI